CGGAAACCTGATAAGTTTACCTGTCAAAAGGAAAAGGGAAGTTTCTCTTTAACATAGCCAACTTCTCTGCTTCTTAATGACTTGTTGTGCATGATTTCGTACTCTTTTTCTTTAGCCACTAACCTGAGCCATAGGATAGCCGGAAAGTTTTTGTTCGAATGCAGCTCAAGCCTGATGATCAGCTTATCGGTAGGTTCCCTGTGTTTGTTGATCACCGCACTAAGTTCAGATGGGTCAATGCCGATTTGCTCGGCAAAGTCCTTATTCTTTGTTTCTATACGGGTAATGTATTCTTTAAGGAAGTAGCCGAAGTGTTTTTTTTTATTAAATGGTTTTGACCCAATATAGTCTTCGATCAGGAATTTGAGTTGTAATAAATTGGCGACGATCTTCTCATCGAGGGTTTTACGGGCTTCGGCTTTTTTCCTGACATGACGGAAGGTAGACAGCGCCTCCTCTTTTTTCTGTTTTTCTACAGGAAAAACAAAGGACGCTGCAATTTCTTCAGGTTTGTATGTTTTTGTTATCGCCTTATAAGATTTCATAATCGGATGTTTTAGGTGTTTGTTCGTCACTCCACTTTACTTCTTGGTTTACAATCCAATGTACTTTCTTATGATCGCTTGTGATACTAATCCCGAAGCCACCATTATACCAACGCCTTTGGGTCCGGCACCGGGGTGATACTCAAGGTCATATTTACTGCTATAATGTTGTATTAATTCTGTTTTAGGCACTAAAAATACCCATCCTTCATGCCCTCTTTAAAGCTCTCCCGGCATGCATAAGCAATAAGGCAACCTGCAATATCGTCCACCTCTTTATTAGCGCCGGTATTTTCAAAACTCACTTCCAATAATTCAATTTCGATTGCATCGATGCCAGGATCTATATGATCAACAATAGCCATGAGGCCTAAAATTTTGTTGTTTTCTTCTGCTCTTAATTTATAAACCTCATGCTGTTTGTAACTATTCCAGTTGAACCATTTGAACCTTGTTTTTTCTTTGAGGATTAACTTAAAATCAATGGAGGTCACTCGTTCTACTACTGCTTCGATCAACTCGTTTGTGACTAGATGTTTTACTTTCATTCAGTCTCATTTAGCTGCCCATTCAAAGTTACAATTTCCTCTTCTATTTACAAAAACGTAAATTATTTTACCTGATAAGTGATTAATATACAAGTTCTAACGGTTTTATATTCAGAAAAAGAAATCCCCCGCAGCGTCGCGGGGGATGGGGAGATCAACAAGCAATCGTTCCCTTGTGCGTATGAAAACTGTGTGTGCCAGGTTAATACGTAAAGCCTTTACGTTTGAACAGCCAGAGGTTACGCCAGCCATCGCCTTGTTCCACCAGGGTGAGTTCATTGTTATTGATCTTCGCGATGGTGTAGCTAATGTTTTTGCCGTTGCTGATGTCGCTGCCGGTAATCTTGATGGTTTTATTGGTCGTGTCTAAAGCGAAAAAGCCTTTCTCGGTTTTGCCTTTGCTGATCTTAGAGAAGTTGGCGGCACCATTCAGGTCGAAGGTCATTTCGTCGTTGATCACGCCCCAGCTGGTAAGGTCGGGCACGCCGACACGCCACCATTCGGGGGTGAGGGCGGCACCGGAACCATTACCGTAGCAGGCGCCGTTAGGCTCGTCTACCGCCCATACCCAGGTTTTACCGGTAACGCCGTTGGTCAGCTGGTTCCACATGGCGTTGCTGAAGTAATTGGCGTCGTTTTTTGTAACGGTTACATTGGCGGAGTCTTTCACGGGGCCACCCTGACTGTAAGCATAGAACTTAATGTTGTAGGTGCCTGCAAAAGGAAGGATGATGGTGTCCTTTTGTTTGTTGGAAATGCCAATGCCATAATCCCAATAGGCGATGGTGCCAGGCGTTTGGTTGTCGAGCATGACTTTATTGTCGTAGCCTGCCTGTTGTGTAACAGAGAATTTCAGGTCCGGGCGCTCTACGGGTGCAGGCAGACTGTCGCGGTCTTCGCGCGGGTCGCAGGCGGTGAGCAGGCAGAGTGCGTATATTAAACGAATGTGTTTCATGATCGTAGTTTTTGTGGTTACAGGCTCCAGCCGTCGTTTTGTTTTAAGGTGCCGTTACTCAGGTTGATCTGCTTTTGTGGTATCTGTAGCAGGCCTTTGGTCTCGGCACGGAAGTCTACTTTAAACTGTGCATCGCTGCTCGGATTGTCAATCGCCTGCTTGGCCACGGTCACGCCCTGGCGTAACAGGTCCCAGTAACGAAGGCCTTCCAGCGCCAATTCCAGCCGCCTTTCCTGCATGATCAGCGCTTTGCCTGCGGCGTCGTTGGTGAGCGGTTTGCGATGTGTGATATTGCGGAAGGCACGGTCGCGCACGGTGTTGTAATAGGTTTGCGCTTTCGTGAGATCGCCGTCGAGTTCGAGTTCTGCGGCCATGAGCAACACATCTGCATAACGGATCACGACGTAATCATAAAAGTTATCGATCTGGAAATCGCCGCCCACATCTTCGGGCTTCAGGTCGTTCATGGGCATGTATTTCTTCCAGAAGTAGGTGGTGTACTGCGGGAAGGTTTCGGGGTAGGAGAGGTTTTCGTCATTAATAGAGATGATGCTGCCTGTCCTCCGGGTATCGCCGGTTTCATAGGCGGCATACAGTTTCGGATTCACCGTCGCCGCACCCCAGCCTTTGTAATAGGGCGCCACTACTTTGTTACGAATGCCGATCATCACCATCATGCGGTTGCCGTCGTTCTTGTTCCAGTCTTTCAAACCAAGATGGGTGAACTTGATGGCGAATACGGTTTCTTTGTTATCCTCTTTTACGAAGTTTGCACCGGCTGACTGCCATAGTAAGGGGAACGAATCAATAATGCCATAACCGCTGGTATTGATCAGTTCCTGCAGATAGCCTCTCACTTCGGCTTTGGTCGTTACGCCCGCGAGGTCGTTTTGGGTATAGTAGCCGGTATAATAGAGGTACACGCGCGCCAGTAAAGCCTGCGCTGCCCAGCGGGTCACGCGGCCGTAATCGGCTTTGGGGATAGCGCTGTAGGCGGTAGCGGGCAGGTTAGCGATGGTGTACTCGAGGTCTTCTGCAATGAATTTGTATACTTCTTCTGGTTTGGCCTGTGGCTGATAGTATTCGGTAGGGTCCAGCGGTTTGGTCACCAGCGGAATGTTACCGAACATACGTACCAGGTCAAAGTAAAAGTACGCACGCAGGAAGCGGGCTTCGGCTGTATAGCGCACTTTGTTGGCGCTGTCGGTGCCCCAGTCTACGTTGCCGATATTGGCCAGCAGCACGTTTGCACGGTAAATGCCCTGGTAGTATTTCGTCCACGGGCCATCATTGGTGTTGATGTCGTTTTCGAATCGATCCCACCGTTTCCACGACATGTCCGACTCACCGCCGCCGCCAAAACAGTTGTCGCTGGCGATTTCGGAGATGAGGTGAATGTTGTCGAAGCCACCGAGTTGCAGTACGTCATACACGGCGCTTAAGGCTTCCAGCGCGTCTTTTGGTGTTTTATAAAAGCTTTCGGTAGTTCTTTTGTTGATCGGGTCCCGTTCCAGGAAACTCTTGCTGCACGAGGCGGCAATTACGGTTACCAGCAGGGAAATGAATATCTTTTTCATACAAACGATGTTTAGAATTTAACATTGAGGCCTGCCATCAGGGTTTTAGGTTGCGGATAG
This genomic interval from Chitinophaga horti contains the following:
- a CDS encoding RagB/SusD family nutrient uptake outer membrane protein, translating into MKKIFISLLVTVIAASCSKSFLERDPINKRTTESFYKTPKDALEALSAVYDVLQLGGFDNIHLISEIASDNCFGGGGESDMSWKRWDRFENDINTNDGPWTKYYQGIYRANVLLANIGNVDWGTDSANKVRYTAEARFLRAYFYFDLVRMFGNIPLVTKPLDPTEYYQPQAKPEEVYKFIAEDLEYTIANLPATAYSAIPKADYGRVTRWAAQALLARVYLYYTGYYTQNDLAGVTTKAEVRGYLQELINTSGYGIIDSFPLLWQSAGANFVKEDNKETVFAIKFTHLGLKDWNKNDGNRMMVMIGIRNKVVAPYYKGWGAATVNPKLYAAYETGDTRRTGSIISINDENLSYPETFPQYTTYFWKKYMPMNDLKPEDVGGDFQIDNFYDYVVIRYADVLLMAAELELDGDLTKAQTYYNTVRDRAFRNITHRKPLTNDAAGKALIMQERRLELALEGLRYWDLLRQGVTVAKQAIDNPSSDAQFKVDFRAETKGLLQIPQKQINLSNGTLKQNDGWSL